From Azotosporobacter soli:
GATTTCGATAAGATGGTAGAGGCCGGAGCCAGCCGGGTCGGCGCGAGTGCGAGCGTCGCAATCTGCAAAGAAGAATAAGGAACGCTGCGGCGAGCCGTCTTAGAGGAGGTTTTCAGACCTTTTTTTAAGACGGCTCCTTATTTTTACGCAGTTTCTTGCTGAAAAAACTTAAATAATTGCATTGCCGCGACGATGTTATAGAAGAGGGGCGAATCAGGCGAAAGCGGATGGGGGACGGGTCATGGATGAGTTGCTCACGGCAAAGATTAGCTTGCGGCAAAAGGCGAAGCTGAAAGTCAAAGGATTGACAAAGCTGAAACCGGACACGCATAGGCAGGAAGCCAGAGTGAAATATGTGATCGAAAAAGATGAACGTTATTCTTATACCTATCTGGTCACCGGAGCGGGCTTCAAAGTACTGCTCGTTTGCAAGCCGCTGGCGGAAGAAGCGGCGTTTGAAGCGACGTCCGCGTCAAAAGCGAAGACGCCTGATGCCAAACGCCAGGAAGAGGAGCGGACATGCCGCCTGGCCAATGCGCCTTTTACTGATTGCCAGTCTTTTCTTGCCTGTAAGCAAATGAGTGCGTCGCTCCAGTCGGCATGTAAAAAGAATTCGAGCGAAACAGGGTATGCAGAAGAAGGGATCAGCGGGAAAGATGTTATCCTTTATTGGATAAATGACGATAAATAAGATAAGAGGATGTGGCGAAGGAGGGGTTTTTATGGCGATTCAAGCGATACCGCCTGCGACGCAGAACCGTACGAACGATGCGGCTGCGAAGGTCGTAAAAAACAATACGACGAACGCCGCGAGTGAGCGCGCAGGGACGGACAGCGCAATTGGTGAAGCGACAGTCTTTGAAAAGTCAGCCCAGCCGCTCAGTGCGGTGCAGACCTACACCAAGGATACGGCAAAACTAGACGAGATCAACAAAGCGGTGGAAGAAAAGCTGGGTTCGCTGCGAAGCGCGGTGGAAAAGCTGATTTCGATGCAGCAGGTCAAAAGCGGTGAGGCGGCGGGACTCAGCTACGACCAGATCATGAGTAAGTACGATGGCAAGCTGAAAGAGTTTTTCAGCAATTTGAAAGTGGACGATGAGACGCGCAGCAAGGCGCAGCAGGATATTGCCGCAGACGGTTTTTGGGGCGTGAAGCAGACCTCCGAGCGGGCAATCGAGTTTGCCAAGGCGTTGTCCGGCGGCGATCCGTCCAAGATCGCGCTGCTGCGGACCGCGATCGAAGACGGCTACAAAGCGGCCGAAAAATCCTGGGGCGGTGAATTGCCGGAACTTTGCAAGCAAACGCAGGAAGCGACCTTGAAAGGGCTGGACGAGTGGGGGGCCAGCCAGGCGGCGCAGGTAACGGGCGCTGCGCAGGCCGAAACGAGCGGACAAGCGACAGCGGCCGCTCTGGCGAAAAACAAATAAAAAAGCCATATGTAAGGATGCTCTCAGGTAAGGACGGAGAGCATCCTTACTTTTTCATTTGAAACACTTTTACAATGAAAAGGCGTATAATAAAAAAGGTGGCTGAACGGAATGGACATGGCAGTGAAAGTTTCCGTTTGGAAAGAATAAATTCCGCTTCTTGGAATGAGATGTTGCCAAAGGTGACAGAAAAGAGTGCAAAATAAAGAAAATTCAGAGTGGCACGAATCTTGCGTTTAAAGAGAAGCAGAGAGAGAAAGAGAGGAGATTCTATGATGAAAGAAAACGAAAATTCGCAGCCGGAAGAAGGAAAGCAAGAAGGCTTGCGTGCCGATCTCGGACTGGTTTCGGCATTATCGTTGGTTGTCGGGATGGTACTGGGGGCGGGGGCTTTCATGAAACCGCCGGCCGTATTGGCGGCGGCCGGTGATTTTAATCTGGCGCTGGCCGCCTGGGCGATCGGCGGCCTGTTTTCTATCGCGGGCGGTCTGACGCTTTGCGAACTCGGCGTCCTATTTCCGCAAACCGGCGGCATTTTTGTTTATTTAGAAAAATTGTATGGTCCGCGCGTCTCTTTTCTTTACGGCTGGATGCTCAGCGTAATTTTCGGACCGGCTCTGATCGGTGCGCTGACCGGCTATTTCAGCTCGGTCTTCTGTTTGCTCTTCAATATTCCCGACGCCTATAGCGGCGTAGTCGGCGCGGCGGCGTTAGCGTTTATCGCGATCGTCAATTCGGTCGGCGTAAAAGAAGCGGGCTATCTGCAAACGCTGGCGACTTTCTGCAAGTTGATTCCGATCATCATGCTGACAGTCTTCGGTCTTTTCAAAGGCAGCGGTCAGGTAGCGCTCTTCAGCGCGAGCGGCGGCGCAATCAACACGGCGGCTCCGTTTTCGGTCGCGATCTTGGCGACCTTATTTGCTTATGACGGCTGGGCGCAGGTTGCTTCGGTGGCTGGAGAAATTAAAAATCCGAGCAAGATTCTGCCGAAGGCGATCATCGGCGGCGTCGCATTTTTGATTGTTGTCTATATCAGCATCAATGTGGCGATGTTCAAGATGTTTCCGGTCAGTGAAATGGTGGCGCTCGGTCATGATGCCTCGTCGATTGCCGCGCAAAAAATGTTCGGCCTGGTCGGCGGAAATCTGATCGCAGTCGGCATCATGATTTCGATCCTGGGCGGCTTAAACGGCTATATCATGACGCTGTCGCGCAATATTTACATCATGGGGCAGCGTGGCCAGATCTTCGGCGCTTCTGTCTTAAGCAAGATCGACCAGGACAGCAATTCGCCGGTCAATGCGATCGTGATGCTGGTCGTCAGCTCTTATTTTTACTACCGCCTGCTTGATGCGGATAAACTGTCCGATATTGCGATGTTCTCGATCTGGCTTTTTTATCTCTTGGCGTTCATCGGAATATTCATCGCA
This genomic window contains:
- a CDS encoding amino acid permease → MMKENENSQPEEGKQEGLRADLGLVSALSLVVGMVLGAGAFMKPPAVLAAAGDFNLALAAWAIGGLFSIAGGLTLCELGVLFPQTGGIFVYLEKLYGPRVSFLYGWMLSVIFGPALIGALTGYFSSVFCLLFNIPDAYSGVVGAAALAFIAIVNSVGVKEAGYLQTLATFCKLIPIIMLTVFGLFKGSGQVALFSASGGAINTAAPFSVAILATLFAYDGWAQVASVAGEIKNPSKILPKAIIGGVAFLIVVYISINVAMFKMFPVSEMVALGHDASSIAAQKMFGLVGGNLIAVGIMISILGGLNGYIMTLSRNIYIMGQRGQIFGASVLSKIDQDSNSPVNAIVMLVVSSYFYYRLLDADKLSDIAMFSIWLFYLLAFIGIFIARKKYADMVRTYKVPLYPLVPLIAIGGALYVIYGMLSNQFLNGIISIALTLAGLPVYYYLRRSEHGIGWWPNFKTKYIMGLASLLIIGLLTLSVHVFDNRQEIHVAVVPAFEPFTYEDQHAKLTGFDIELMNIVAEKSGVKVRYEAVALESIFEAVNNGAVDAAVCSLSVTPERQKNVTFTKPYIETGGLALLTRRGDTADLSGKTIAVPGGSTSETFARSIGNTAKVQVFQSNKDMIKAFNQGWVDAIVFDKLILEHFVAKKMIEKPVTMQNINREEYAIAFSAKNKAMGEKFNKVIAEMKKNGELEALYEKWFGENQHS